The following proteins come from a genomic window of Acomys russatus chromosome 17, mAcoRus1.1, whole genome shotgun sequence:
- the Nr4a1 gene encoding nuclear receptor subfamily 4 group A member 1, translated as MPCIQAQYGTPATSPGPRDHLTGDPLALEFSKPTMDLASPEAAPTAPTALPSFSTFMDGYTGEFDTFLYQLPGTAQPCSSASSSASSTSSSSSSATSPASASFKFEDFQVYGCYPGTLSGPLDETLSSSGSDYYGSPCSAPSPSTPSFQPPQLSPWDGSFGHFSPSQTYEGLRAWTEQLPKASGPPPPPPAFFSFSPPTGPSPSLAQSSLKLFPPPATHQLGQGDSYPMSAAAFPGLVPTSPNHDTSGILDAPVTSAKGRNGAAGGSEGRCAVCGDNASCQHYGVRTCEGCKGFFKRTVQKSAKYICLANKDCPVDKRRRNRCQFCRFQKCLAVGMVKEVVRTDSLKGRRGRLPSKPKQPPDSSPTSLLTSLIRAHLDSGPSTTKLDYSKFQELVLPRFGKEDAGDVQQFYDLLSGSLDVIRKWAEKIPGFAELSPGDQDLLLESAFLELFILRLAYRSKPGEGKLIFCSGLVLHRLQCARGFGDWIDSILAFSRSLHSLAVDVPAFACLSALVLITDRHGLQEPRRVEELQNRIASCLKEHMATVAGEPQPASCLSRLLGKLPELRTLCTQGLQRIFYLKLEDLVPPPPIVDKIFMDTLSF; from the exons ATGCCCTGTATCCAAGCCCAGTATGGAACACCAGCGACGAGCCCCGGACCGCGTGACCACCTGACAGGCGACCCCCTGGCCCTTGAGTTCAGCAAGCCTACCATGGACCTAGCCAGCCCTGAGGCAGCACCCACTGCACCCACTGCGCTGCCCAGTTTCAGCACCTTCATGGACGGGTACACCGGAGAGTTTGACACCTTCTTATACCAGCTGCCGGGGACAGCCCAGCCATGCTCCTCAGCCTCTTCCTCGGCCTCCTCTacgtcttcttcctcctcctcagccacctcccctgcctctgcttccttcaagTTTGAGGACTTCCAGGTGTACGGCTGTTATCCTGGCACTCTGAGTGGCCCTTTAGATGAGACCCTGTCCTCCAGCGGCTCTGACTACTATGGGAGTCCCTGCTCAGCCCCCTCGCCTTCTACACCCAGCTTCCAGCCACCCCAGCTCTCTCCCTGGGATGGCTCCTTTGGCCACTTCTCCCCCAGCCAGACTTACGAAGGCCTTCGGGCTTGGACAGAGCAGCTGCCCAAGGCTTCTGGGCCTCCGCCACCTCCTccagccttcttctccttcagCCCCCCGACTGGTCCCAGCCCTAGCCTGGCCCAGAGTTCCCTCAAGTTGTTCCCACCACCAGCCACCCACCAGCTCGGGCAGGGAGACAGCTACCCCATGTCAGCGGCTGCTTTCCCAGGCTTGGTGCCCACTTCTCCGAACCATGACACTTCCGGCATTCTGGATGCACCTGTGACCTCCGCCAAGGGCCGGAACGGGGCTGCAGGTGGCAGCGAGGGCCGCTGTGCTGTGTGCGGGGACAACGCTTCATGCCAGCATTATGGGGTCCGTACCTGTGAGGGCTGCAAAGGCTTCTTCAAG CGCACAGTACAGAAAAGTGCCAAGTACATCTGCCTGGCAAACAAGGACTGCCCTGTGGACAAGAGGCGGCGCAACCGCTGCCAGTTCTGTCGCTTCCAGAAGTGCCTGGCTGTGGGCATGGTGAAGGAAG TTGTCCGGACAGACAGCCTAAAGGGGCGTCGGGGACGGCTGCCTTCAAAGCCCAAGCAGCCCCCAGATTCCTCCCCGACCAGTCTCCTCACTTCCCTCATCCGGGCACACTTGGACTCGGGGCCTAGCACTACCAAGTTGGACTACTCCAAG TTCCAGGAGCTGGTGCTGCCCCGCTTCGGGAAGGAAGATGCCGGTGACGTGCAGCAGTTCTATGACTTGCTCTCCGGTTCCCTGGATGTTATCCGAAAGTGGGCAGAGAAGATCCCCGGCTTTGCAGAGCTTTCCCCAGGAGACCAAGACCTGTTGCTGGAGTCTGCCTTCCTTGAGCTCTTCATCCTCCGCCTGGCCTACCG ATCTAAGCCGGGCGAGGGGAAGCTCATCTTTTGCTCTGGCCTGGTCCTCCACCGGCTACAGTGTGCCCGTGGCTTTGGCGACTGGATTGACAGCATCTTAGCCTTCTCACGGTCCCTGCATAGCTTGGCTGTTGACgtccctgcctttgcctgcctgtctgctctggTCCTCATCACTG ACCGGCACGGGCTCCAGGAGCCTCGGCGGGTGGAGGAGCTGCAGAACCGCATTGCCAGCTGCCTGAAGGAGCACATGGCCACTGTGGCAGGAGAGCCGCAGCCAGCCAGCTGCCTGTCACGCCTGTTGGGAAAACTTCCTGAGCTTCGGACCCTGTGCACCCAAGGCCTGCAGCGCATCTTCTACCTCAAGCTGGAGGACCTGGTGCCCCCTCCGCCAATTGTGGACAAGATCTTTATGGACACGTTGTCCTTCTAG